The stretch of DNA CGGCAGCATGTCCCCGAAAAATCCCGGATGGGCCCAGTCGGCCGACAGGCGGATGTCCATGGTTTCGGCCAGCAGCGCGAACTGCATGGATTTCATGCCTTGCAGATCCATGTCGAAGGCAAATGGGATGGTCTCGCCGCGCTGCGTGTCCAGCCTGGGCACCTTGACGTGCATTCCGTCGGTGTATTTGGGCGTGTCGCTCCCGGGTTTGAATTCAAGCTCCTGCCCCATCCACTGCAGCGGGCCGCTCCGGACAATGCCGCGCTGGTCCGAAACGAGCACACTGACCTGCGGCGTTCCCCATTCGATGCGCTTTTCCGGGTTCTCCGAGACAATGTCGAGCAGGGGTTGGGTGTCGAATTCTCCCTTGAAACGTGCCGCACCCGAATAGACCGGCACCTCGTAAATCCCTCTGTAGCGAACGGTTGTCTCCAGTTCGGAGGCCGCCTCCAGGGTCTTGGGCAACAGATAGGCCGTGCTGTGACTGACCTGCTGACGGGTGACCACGTGCTTGCTTCCGTCGTTGATGACTTCGCTGACCATCCAGATCATCTGGTATGGCACTGCCAGGATCGGCCCACCCAGAGTCTGCGCCCCCGGCCAGCTGCGTTCGATGCTGGAGTAGGCCCGCAACCTCCAGCCCTCCCTCTCGGAGATGAGCGAGTCAAGCATCATCTGAGGGATCATGAGCAGGATGATAAGCAGGGCAATGAATCCGATTTTGTACAGGAAATGGTTTCGCATGACGTTCTCCTTGCGTTGTGGTGCTGGTGTCATGGACGAAGTATCCGTTCCTTGTGCAGATGAAGGCAGCGGCTTGTGGAATGTGCGTGCAGAATTGTGCAGATTGTGTGCAGGCCAGATCCGTGAGGGGGGATATTATCTGCAAACAGTCAGTTGTCGGTAATCGGCCTCACAAGAGAACATGTCTGGATTTGTATGCTTTGGGCCAGAGAAGGTGGTGTTTTGGGCGGCGTTATCAAGGTGATTACCCATTGCGGTTAGCGGATTTCGTGATTATAAAAAAAGTCTGTTTTTTTATTCGGTAATTTTTTTGACTGTCTAGTTTTCGTCCTTATTGCTGCGTTTTTTCGCTTCTTTTTAATCCAAAGGTTTTTGTATGAAAATTCGGTATCGAGCTAATCCTAGAAAATTGCTGGAAGCTTTGGTTTTGATCGCCGAAAATTGTCCTGACTCATATTATCATTTTATCCTGAAGACGCTTTTTTACGCGGACAAATTTCATCTTCAAAAATATAGGCGTCCGGTTACAGGGGATGTTTATGTAAAGATGTCCTACGGTCCTGTGCCTTCACTTGCCTACGATATGTTGAAGCAGAATGAAAATCTTCCAGCCCAGGTGCTTGATGAGGTTCAAGCGGCATTAGATGTTCATAAATTTGGAAGATATCCTGCAGTTTCTGCAAAGCGCCTTCCGAATCTAAATCTCTTTTCCGGTACTGACATTGAGTGCTTGAAAGAAGCATTGAGTTCTTGTTCGCCAATGGGTTTTGAGGCATTAACAAATTTGACTCATCGTGAAAGGGCTTGGGAAGAAGCAGAGATGAATCAAGAAATGAATTTTGAGTTATTTATCGATGAAGA from Desulfomicrobium macestii encodes:
- the creD gene encoding cell envelope integrity protein CreD — encoded protein: MRNHFLYKIGFIALLIILLMIPQMMLDSLISEREGWRLRAYSSIERSWPGAQTLGGPILAVPYQMIWMVSEVINDGSKHVVTRQQVSHSTAYLLPKTLEAASELETTVRYRGIYEVPVYSGAARFKGEFDTQPLLDIVSENPEKRIEWGTPQVSVLVSDQRGIVRSGPLQWMGQELEFKPGSDTPKYTDGMHVKVPRLDTQRGETIPFAFDMDLQGMKSMQFALLAETMDIRLSADWAHPGFFGDMLPETRDIDDKGFSSRWRSSAFSGNTAEALAGLHNGDGRNLMQRTVGVNFVQPVDVYQQSERSIKYALLFLLLTFSCMTLFELLKKLPLHPVQYTFVGVALLIFYLLLIALSEHISFLWAYVCASLACTGLLTAYFGAILRSRRHGLVLGSGLSALYALLYIILQAEDHALVMGSLLLFAVLSAIMLGTRRFDWYALTAKAEPPKTFSFEEAKE
- a CDS encoding Panacea domain-containing protein, with protein sequence MKIRYRANPRKLLEALVLIAENCPDSYYHFILKTLFYADKFHLQKYRRPVTGDVYVKMSYGPVPSLAYDMLKQNENLPAQVLDEVQAALDVHKFGRYPAVSAKRLPNLNLFSGTDIECLKEALSSCSPMGFEALTNLTHRERAWEEAEMNQEMNFELFIDEDLPNREELIEYIKETSPCLAL